CCCTCCGCTCGTCTCCACCTTCTCGCTCTGGCAGTCGACGGACGCGCTCTCGGCCTATGCGTATGGCCAACGCGAGGCGGCCCATCCCGTGGCAATCGCCGCGCAGCGCCGGAAGCCGTTCCATCACGAGTCGGCATTCATCCGGTTTCGTCCTTACGGCTCCGAAGGGAGCCTCGACGGACGCAACCCGCTGGTCGAGACGTGGGCGTCCGCGGGCGGTCGGTAGCGACCGTCTACACGGGCACCGGATCTTCAGGCCTCGCGGTCGGTCCCGTACCGCACGGTGTCCTCGGCGTAATGGGGGTGACCGTTGGGACATCTCGCGTGCGCACGCGGCGTCGGGCCATTGCCGTTGGCGGAAGCGAGATCGAAGCGCACCGTCTCAGTGCAACCGGGAAACAGGCACGGCACCGCGGGAGTGAGCCCTTGGATCGTCGACACTTCCCCCCTCCCCCTCCGGGATGGACAACATCACCACCCCCAGCCGCCACCGACGGTACCGCTTCGCGCCAGGCCGCGCTACCTCCACCGATCCCGCAGGGAATCACGCCCCCGCCCTCACATCGTGGAGCGCAGCGCCTCCACCGGTTCGAGCGCGGCGGCACGGGCGGAAGGGTAGAGACCGGACAAGAGGCCGACCGCACCCCCGAGGAGGGGAGCGCCCAGCGGCACCCACGCCTCCAGGACCGGTGTCCAGGCGCGGCTTGCCGCCACACCGACGACGACCAGGGTGCCCACCGCGGCACCCACCACGCCGCCGACGAGGCCGAGCGTGGTGCTCTCCATCAGGAACTGCGCGGCGATGTGGCGGCGTGCGGCGCCGAGCGAGCGTCGCAGCCCGATCTCACCGACCCGCTCGAGCACCGACACGAGGGTCACGTTGGCGATGCCGATCGCGCCGACGAGCAGCGACACACCGCCGAGGAGGAGGAACAGCGAGTTGAGGTCGCGCTGCACCCCGGCGCGGACCCGGCGGGGCTCGGGAGGCGCGGCGACCTTGAGGACCCGGGGGTCGGCGGGGTTGAGCGCGAGCGGCAGCTGCCCGGCGATGACGCTCGCGGCGCCGATGCGCGTCTCGACCTGCACCGATCCCGGTGCGGTGAGGCCGAACTCACGTTGGGCCGTGCCCTCGGGGATCACGATCGATCCCAGCAGCGACGGCTGGCGTTGGACCGTGGACAGCAGGCCGACGACGACGTACAGACGATCGCCGATGTAGATCGCGGGCTGGTTGTCGACCCGCGTCACATGGAGCTGCGCGGCCACGTTGGGGCCGAGCACGACCACCCGATCGCCACGCGCCGAGTGTCCCGCGTCGGGCAGACGGCCGGTGCTGAGCCTGGCTCGCACGGCGCGGAACAAGCCCGGGGAAGCGGCCTTCACGGGTACCTGGAACTGGGTCTGGCCCTGTGGGTCGTTCACGGGCACGGCCCGGACCAGCTCGCCTCTCACGTTCACATCCGTCAGGGTGCCGGCGGCCACGACGCCGTTGAGCCGGCCGACGCGCTGCTCGGCGTCCCAGGGGAGCACGTTCTGCCTGACGGCGCGGCCGGTGCGTCCGGTCTTGGGGGTGACGACGATGTCGGTGGCGGCGAGCGCGTCGAAGCGGCCGACGATCTGGTTGCCGGCCGTCTTCGAGAGGCCGAGGGTGGCGACCAGCGCGGCGACACCGACGACGGTGCCGAGCACGGTCAAGACGGCGCGGCCCGGACGGGCGAGGAGGCTGGCGAGGCACTCCTCGAAGAGATCTCTGGCCGCGAGCCGGGGCTTCGCGGTGGCGGGCCCCGATCGGCCGCGACGTCGGAGCTTCACGACCCGTGCACCTGGCCGTTGCCCGCGCTCGGCGGCGTCAGCTCGTCCAGCGCACCGTCGACGATGCGCACCTGGCGCCCGGCACGGCTCGCAACCTTGTCGTCGTGGGTGATGACGGCCAGCGTGAGCCCGTCGTGGGAGAGCTGGGCGAACACGTCGAGCAGGCTCTCGGCGCTGTGCGAGTCGAGGTTACCGGTGGGCTCGTCGCACAGCAGCAGGCTGGGCTCCCCGACGAGCGCGCGCGCGATGGCGGCTCGTTGCTGCTGGCCGCCGGACAGCTTGGTGGGAAGGAAGTCGGCGCGGTCGTCGAGGCTCACCCGGTTGAGGGCGGCGCGGGCGCGCTCCTGCCGGCCGTGCCGGGGAGCGCCCACGTAGAGCTCGGCGAGCATGACGTTCTCGAGCACGGTGCGATGGGGCAGCAGGTGGAAGGCCTGGAAGACGAAACCGATCGTGCGTCCCCGGAGCCCGGCGCGGCCGAGGTCGTCGAGCGCGGCGACGTCGACCCCGACGAGGCGGTACATGCCGGCCGTCTGGCGGTCGAGGAGCCCGACGATGTTGAGCAGCGTCGACTTCCCGGAACCGGACGGACCGACGATCGACACCCACTCGCCGGGCCAGATCGTGAGGTCGACGTCGCGCAGGGCGTGGACCGGAGGATCGGCCCCGAAGGTGCGGGAGACCTTGGAGAGCCGGACGACCGGCTTGTCGAGGCCGCCCGCGAGGCGATGGCCGTCGGCGGGCGCCCCCGAGAGGTCGATCACGGAGGAGGCACCTTGCTGATCACTTGCGTATCTTCAGCTCGACGTCGTCGATGTTCTTGGCCTCGCACTTGACGTCCGCCGCCACGATGGCGCGCTCCTCGTTCTGCAATGCGGACAAAGCGGCCTTGTCGTAGTCGGGCTTGGGGCTCTCGGGCGGCCCGACGATCGCTTCGAGCTTGTTGTGCAGGACGGTGTCGACCTCGTCGGGCGCGGCGAGGTCCTCGTAGCCGGCCTTCTGCATGCACGTGCTCCACTTGCCGACAGCCTTGACCATGCGCGGATCCTGTTGGATCCGGTCGTCGAGCGCGTCGAGCTTGGTCTGGAGGCTCTGGATCACCGCCGCACCGCCGAAGACCTTGTCGGTCGCCTCCTTGGTGCAGCCGCCGACGCGGGTGAAGTCTCCGTTGTCGACTGCGTCGGCGAACGTCGCAGTGGGATCGTCGCCGTAGAGCGCACGGTCGTAGGCGACCTGGTCCGTAGGGCTCATCGAGTCGCGGTACGTCTGGTTGGCGGCCCCTTCTTCCTTGCCGTACACCGTCGTGATGCCGTAGCCGTACTGCTTCTCGTAGTCCTCGTCGCTCAGGTCCGCGCCGGGGGGTTTCGGCTCCGCGGTGTACCCGTCGAACCCCACCCGCCCCATGCACGCCCGGATGAGGTTCCCGGCAGTGGCCTGGCGCTGCACGATCCCCTCGCGCTCGAGGCCGAGCTCTTCCTCGATCGTCCTGTAGGGCTTCTTCGAGCCACCGCCACCACTGCAGCCCGCAAGCAAGAGCAAGGCACCGACGAGAAGGGTCGCCGTGACGCGACCGACACGACGACCGTCAGCCACCGACGTCATGCGGCGCCGGCCGCCGGGGCCGAGCCCCTGCCGGCGATGACGAGGTCACCGGCGGCGAGCGTGCCCTTGATGGGCGTGACCTGCACCATGCCCTTCGCCGCGAGCCCGGGGTTCACCGTCACCGTCCGGGTTGCGCCGCGCTCGCGGACCTGCACCCGTGAGGTGCCGTCGGCCGCGACCGAGAGCGCGGCGATGGGCACGGTGAGGACGTTGCCTTCGGTGCTGCTCACGGTGATCGTCACCACCACCGAGGCGCCCACGAGCGCGGCGGGCGCGTCCTGGGTGAACGTGACTCCGAAGTAGTACCGCTGGGGCTCGACCCCCTGCGTCCCGGGCGTGTCGGCGAGCGCGCTCACGGTGCCTGCCGCGCGGAAGTCGGAGTCGGGCGCGTCGATCGTGACCGCCGCGCCCTTGCGGACGAGCTTGGCGTCGTTGAGCGACAGCGCGCCATCGACCGCCAGCAGTGAGTTGCTCACCGTCATGACCGGTCCCGTCAACTCGTCTCCCGCCTTGACGGTCACGTCGTCGATCCGAAGGGGCAGGCTGGCGAAGAACAGCACCTCGTTGGCGGGAAGCTGGATGCCGAGCTTCCCGTTGACCTGACTCACCGCGCTGTCCACCTGCTTCACGCGGCCGGCGTTGAGGGCCACCCGGCTCTCGGCCACCTTGATCGCGGCGTTCGCGTTGGCGACCTCGTCCTTCGCCGCGTCGACGTCGGCCTGGGCGACGTCGACCGCAGCGGTTGCCTGGATGAGGGCGCCTTGGAGCGCCGCGAGCTCCGTCGACGTGGTCTGGGGGTCGGCGCGCGCCGTGTCGAGCTGGAGCTGTGCCGCCCGCTTGGCCTGATTGGCCGCGTTCAGGGCGCTCGTGGCCTTGCGGACGCCGGCGTTCGCAGTGGTCCGGCTGTTGCGGGCGGTCGTGAGGGCGTCGTCTGCGTTGGCGCGCTCGGAGCGGGCACCGAACGCGTCCGACTCCGCGGCCCTCAGTGACTGCAGCTGCTCGTCGGTCGGCCCCAATGGTGTCCAGCCCGCGGCCCGGTACCAGGCCGCAACCGCGGCGGCCGTCGAAGCGCCGTACACGCCGTTGAGCGCGCCGGGGTTGAAGCCGAGACGCGTCAGACCCGCCTGGAGCTGGCGGACGTCCTCGCCCACCGCGCCGGGCCCGAGATCGCGGTACGCGGGTTGCGCGCCCTGGAGCACGAGCACGGGCCGGCCCGAGACCGAGAAGGCGACGTTTCCCTCATTGAGCGCTGCCCCCTTCACGGGCGCGATCGACACGATGCTCGTGCCCGGCTTGAGCGGCGATGCCGGGAGCGTCACGGTCTGGGGCGAGCCGTAGCGCACCGTCCCCCGGGCGACCACGTCGGATGTCAGCGTGCGCAGCTCGACCGGCACCGTGATGAGCGACGCGGGCGGCGGTGCCGTCCTCGACGCGATCTCGGCCGGTGATTGGATCCGTCGACCGGCGACCCAGCCGACGGCCGACGCGGTGACCACGGCCGCGAGCGCGATGGCGAGCGCGGTGTTGCGGCGCGCGCCCGGGCGCGGGCCGGCTTCGCGGCGGAAGTGGAGTGGGGCGCGAGGCAGTCGGTGGCGCTTGGTCTCTGGCTCCGCCAGGCTGGTCGCCACCCCGTCCGGACCGGGCTCCGTCAGCATTGGACAGAATGTACGGAGAGCCCGCTGAATTCCCGCTGAGCGGGCGCTGCGTCGGTCATCGCGCTACACACGTTCGCCGTCTCCACCGTTCGATTCACCGAAACGCCTATTGGGGCTTGTCCACGCGCGCGGTGTGCGTCGCACGGGGGGTCTTGGCGTAGACGTCATTGCTGACCGTGTAGCCGCGCGCGTCCTCGTCGAGCGCAGCTCGGCGCGCCTCCGCCAACGCGTTGGCGTCGAGGCGCACCTTCCCCACCAGCACCAGGGTCTCCTGGTCCTGGTCACCGGCCCCGGGCTCGACTCGAATCGTGCCCACCCCCGGCGCGTAGTACTTGAGCTGATGGCCGTCCGGCGGGTCGAGCGGGTTCCACTCGTCGGTCAGGAGGACGTTGCTGTAGCAACGCCCGGAGAAGCAGCTCCGCTGGCCCGCCTTGAGCTCCTTCGCCCGGTCCCGGAACTCGATTTCGGGCGCCCAGCCCTGGAGGTAGCCGGGCGACCCGATCTTCGGCTTCGCCCGCATGAGGATGCCCGGCTGCGCCCGCTGCAGACCGGTGATCCAGGTGTCTTCGGCGCCGACCAGCTTGCCCTGCTCGTACACCTCGGGGTACTCGCCGAGGTTCCAGACGTTGCCCTCGTCGTCCTGGGCCTGAAAGGCGAGCTCCGACTCCACCATTTGACCCTCGTTGAAGTCGCGCTCCCAGATGACGACGGCGCGAATGCCGTGGATCACCTTGGTCAGGTCGGTGACGACGGAGACGATGCGATGGGGAAGAACCCCGGTCCCTCGGTTCGCCCGCCCTTCGTAGGTGAGCTGCGTCCCGGGGACGAGCGGCAGCAAGGTGTTGTCGACGGTCGTGGAACGGGAGAACTTCATCTTGGAGAAGTCCTTCTCCGTAGTCGGCGACTTGTCACCGCCGAGGCACGCCGAAGCCAAAAGCGCGAGGACAGAGGCGGCGACAACGCCGACGCAGGAACGCCGCACCAGGTCCCCCCTTCCCGCTCTTCGCCCCTCGATGCGCGGACGTTCCGCCGTCCATCACCCTGGGCGCACACCCGTGCGAAAGCGTCCAACGTCCTCCGGACAAGGAAGACTTGGCAATTGACGCGGTCAGCGCCGCGCCGACCCAGAATGACTACAAACCGTAGTCAATCCGAGATCGCGGCTTTGCCGTCAAACGGCTCGAGCGGCCCGGTCCGGATCGAAGACCATGACCGGCCACCACCGCGGCGGCGCGGGGACGGCGAACCTGCAGGTGACCGGCCGGCTCCGTTCGCGTCGCCCATCCCCGGCCCGCCCGAGAGACGGCGCCGTCATTGTCGGGAAAAGATCGGTTGACAACGATCCGACTGCGTCATAACGTCCGAATCGGGTACCGCTGGAGCGGGGGTTTCGGCGGTTTGGTGGGAAAGGGGGGGAACGGCGCCGCGATGACTGATCGCTGCTCTCTCCGCGCTCGCGTTCGAGCCGCTCTCGCCTCCGGGTCTTCGTCCTTCGAGTTGGTTTCGCGACCCTCAGGAGGCCTATAGCTCGCGCGCTCGGGTCTCCTCTTTTGCTGTCGCAGCCGCGAGCGCGGTGATGGTCTTTCGCGCCTGGCGAGCGACAACGTCCGTCTTCATTTCGGGAGCGTTCGTCACTCGCGGGCTCATTTCGGTTCTTGCCGCTGGTGATCGGCAGACTCTTTCCGGCGGCCTGCAGTCCGATGCTCTGCGCTGCAGCCAGGTCTGTCTTCACGTTCCTTCCCCTCTTTTCCGAGCCATGGGCACCGTACGACGCGGCTCCTGAAGCCACGCTGAAGAACGACGTTCAAACCCTTCGACTTGGCGTTACCAGCTCGTTCGTTTGCCGGCCCCAAGACCGCTTCGGCGCGGGACTCATATCCGAAACCAGCGGATCCGGTATTGCCGGTCCGGTGCAGGGAGGTTTTCAGCCATGATGCGTTGGATCGTCCGCTCGAGCCTGAAATCCCGAGGCTTGGTGGTCGCTGTCGCCGCGGTCGTGCTGTTCCTCGGGATCACCCAGCTCCGGGACATGCCCAGGGACGTCCTGCCCGAGTTCGTGCGGCCGACCGTGAACGTCCAGACCGAGGCGCTCGGGCTCTCCGCGCCGGAGGTGGAGCAGCTCATCACCGTCCCGCTGGAGCAGGACCTGCTGAACGGGGTGCCCTTCCTCGATCTCATCCACTCGAAGTCGGTTCCGGGGCTGTCCTCGATCGAGCTGATCTTCAAGAAGGGGACGGACCTCGCTCGGGCGCGACTGGTGGTGAACGAGCGCTTGACGCAGGCGGTCGCGCTCCCGCACGTCTCGCTGCCGCCGCAGATGCTTCAGCCACTGTCGTCGGAGAGCCGGGTCATGATGATCGGTCTCACCTCGAAGTCGCATTCGCTCATCGACATGGGCGTGCTCGCCCGCTGGACGCTCCGGCCCCGCTTGATGGGCGTGCCCGGCGTGGCGAACGTGGCCATCTGGGGACAGCGGGAGCGGCAGCTGCAGGTGCAGGTCGATCCGCAGACGCTCGACGAGCGCGGGGTCTCACTCGACCAGGTGATCTCCACCACCGGGAACGCGCTGTGGTTCTCGCCGCTGGGTCGCCTGGAGGCGAACACGCCCGGCACCGGCGGGTTCGTCGACGGGCCCCAGCAGCGGCTCGGGGTCTTTCACAAGTCGCCGATCACGACTCAGGCGGACCTGGCCAAGGTGGCCATCGAGGGAACGGAGAGCGCCTACGGTGCGAGCCCGGCCCTGACGCTCGGTGACGTGGCGAACGTGGTCGAGGACCATCAGCCCCTCATCGGCGACGCCGTCCTCAGCAAGGGCCCCGGGCTCATGCTCGTCGTCGAGAAGCTCCCCGAGGCCAACGTCATGGAGGTGACGAAGGGCGTCGACGAGGCCCTCCGCGCCATGGGGCCCGGTCTCGCCGGCATTCAGGTCGACTCGTCACTCTTCCGGCCGGCCAACTACATCGCGAAGTCCACCCACAACGTCGCCAAGGCGCTGCTCATCGGCCTCGCGCTCCTGGTCCTGTTGCTCCTGGCGCTCCTGTTCGAGTGGCGCACCGCCTTGATCGCAGCGGTGACCGCGCTGTTGTCGCTGGCCCTGGCAGTGATCGTGCTCCATCTGGGAGGGGCGACGATCAACGCGATGGTCGTGGCGGGACTCGTCCTCGCCGTCGTGGTGGTGGTCGGCGACTCGATCGTCGACACGGAGAACATCAGGCGGCGCCTGCGTCAGCATGCCGAAGTGGGCAACGGATCCGCGGCAACGACCGTGCTCGAGGCCTCGATGGAGGTGCGCAGCCCGCTCGCATTCGGGACGATCATCGTCCTGCTCGCCCTGGCACCGGTCTTCGTGCTGAAGGGCGAGGCCGGCGCATTCGCGCCTCCGATCGCGCTCGCATACGCGGCGGCGGTGTTGGGGTCGATGGTGGTCGCCCTCGCCGTCACGCCGGCGCTCAGCCTGTTGCTCCTCGCCAAGGCGCCCCTTGCGAGCCGCGAGTCGCCGGTCGTCCAGCGGCTCCGTCGGGGTCACGATCGCTTTCTCCCGAGGTTCGTCGAAAGCCCTCGTCTCGCGCTCGGCGCGGTGGGCGTCGTCGCGTTGGTGGGCGTGGCGGTGTTGCCGTTCCTCGAACGCGGGCACTCGCTCATCCCCACGTTCAAGGACAGGGACCTGCTGGTCCACTGGGAGGGCGCACCCGGCGCCTCGTTGCCGGAGATGGACCGCATCACGGCTCGCGTCAGCCGCGAGCTGCGATCACTGCCGGGCGTCCGCGACGTCGGCGCGCACGTCGGGCGGGCGGTGCTGGCGGACCAGGTGGTCAGCGTCAACTCCGGCGAGCTCTGGGTGAACATCGATCCCTCAGCCGACTACGGCAAGACCGTGAGCTCGATCCAGAGGGTGGTCAACGGCTATCCCGGCCTCGAGCACTCGGTGCTCACGTACCCGAAGGAACGAATCGAGCAGGTGCTCGGGCGGACAGGGCAGGACATCACGGTGCGCGTCTTCGGCTCCGACCTGTCCGTCATGCGCCGCAAGGCGAACGAGTTGCGGCGGGCGATCTCGAAGATCGACGGCGTGTCCAACACCACGGTGCAACGCGACGCCGTGGAGCCGTCGTTCGAGGTGAAGGTCGACCTCGCCAAGGCACAACGCGTCGGCATCAAGCCGGGCGACGTGCGTCGGGCGGCGGCCACGCTGCTCTCGGGCCTCGGCGTCGGCTCGCTCTTCGAAGAGCAGAAGGTGTTCGACGTCGTGGTGTGGGGCACGCCGGAGACTCGCGCCAGCCTCACCGACATCCGCAACCTCCTGATCGAATCGCCCACCGGCGAGCACGTGGCCCTGGGCGACGTTGCCGACGTGCGCGTGACGGCTGTACCGCAAGTGATTCGACACGAGGATGTCTCGCGGAGCATCGACGTCGGGGCCGACGTCAGCGGGCGGGACGTCGGCGCGATCGCGAGCGACATCAAGGCGACCCTTCGCAGCGTCAAGTTCCCGATCGAGAACCATGCCGAGCTGCTCGGCGACTACGCGGCCCGTCAGGCGGCGAAGACGCGGTTCATCGCGCTGTGGGTCGCCGCCGCGATCGGGATCCTGCTGCTGCTGCAAGCTGCCGTCGGGAGCTGGCGGCTGGCTTCCGTGCTGTTTCTCGCCCTGCCGTCCGCGCTCGTCGGCAGCCTGGTGGCGGCGCTCGTCAACGGCGACCGGATCTCGCTCGGTTCTCTGGTGGGCTTCTTTGCGGTGTACGCGATCGCGGCCCGGAGTGTCGTCCTGATGGTCGAGCACTACCAGCGACTCGAGGAACACGGCGGCGAGATCTCGCGCGACGAGCTCGTGCTGCGCGGCACGCGGGAACGACTGGTGCCGATCTTCACGACGGCGGCAGGCGGGGCGCTCGCGCTGCTTCCGTTCATCGTGCTCGGCGACGGTCCCGGCTACGAGCTCGCGCACCCGATGGCGGTCGTCGTCATCGGCGGCCTCGTCACCTCGACCCTGCTCAGCCTGTTCGTGGTACCGGCGCTGTATCTGCGCTTCGCGCCCCGCATCGAGGCTGACCAGATGCGGCACGAGCTCCTCGATCTCACCGCCATCGACGGTGGCGGCGACGGCAAGGTCGACGCCGACGGCATGGTCGACGTGACGACGACATCCACAACGACGACGCACTCATAGGGGGAACGTTCGATGCAACGCGGCACACGATGGATCGTCGTCGCGATGGTCGCCGGTCTCGCGCTCTCGGCCTGCTCGAAGGCGGCCCAGGAGCCGGAGGCGACGGGCCACGCCACCGTCAAGCTCGAGGCGGTCAAGGGACAGCCCGACCTCAAGCGGGTGATCCTGTCGGCAGAGGCGGTCAAGCGGATCGACGTCCAGACCGTCAAGGTTCGTGAGGCACAAGCCGAGAGCGGCGCGACACAGAAGGTCATCCCGTATGCCGCCGTGCTCTATGACGCCAACGGCAAGACGTGGGCGTACGCCAACCCCGGGCTCCGCACCTTCGTCCGCGCTCCGATCACGGTCGACCGGATCGACGGCGACGACGCCATCCTCGTCGACGGCCCGCCCTCCGGCACCACCATCGTGACGGTCGGCGCCGAGGAGCTGTTCGGCACCGAGTTCGGACTCTTCAAAGAAGACTGACCGACCGAGAAGACTGACGGATAGAGGAACCGCGCCGCCATGATGCGTTCGATCGTAAAGACGAGCCTCAGATTCCGTTTCATCGTGGTGGCTCTCGCCGCGGCGATGATGTTCTTCGGCGCCGGTCAGCTGCGTCACAGCCGGGTGGACGTCTTCCCCGAGTTCGCGCCACCACGCGTGGAGATTCAGACCGCGTGCCTCGGGCTGACCGCGGCCGAGGTGGAGAGCCTGGTCAGCGTTCCGCTGGAGCAGTCGCTGAACGGGTTGGAAGGTCTCGACATCATGCGGTCGAAGTCGGTTCCCCAGCTGTCCTCGATCGAGCTCATCTTCAAGCCCGGCACCGATCTCCTGAAGGCGCGGCAGGTCGTCCAGGAGCGGGTGGCAACCGTCACATCCACGCTGCCGACCTGGGCCGCTCCGCCCATCATGATCCAGCCCGTGTCCGCGACAGCGCGCGTCATGAAGATCGGACTGTCTTCCAAGACGTGGTCCCTTCCGGACATGTCCATGACCGCCTACTGGAAGATCAGGGCGCGTCTGCTGCGCGTGCCCGGCGTCGCCGACGTCGCCATCTGGGGCGAGCAGCTGAAGATGATGCAGGTGCAGGCCGACCCGCAGCGCCTGCAGGCGAACAACGTCTCGCTCGAGCAGGTCATGGACGCGACCGCCGACGCGCTCGACGTGGGGTTGTTGAAGTTCTCGGAGGGCGGGGGTGTGATCGGCACCGGCGGCGCCATCGAGACCGCCAACCAGCGAGTCCAGGTCCAGCACCGCGCTCCCCTCGTCACGCCCACCGACATGGGCCAGATATCCGTGGGCACGCGGCCCGATGGCAGGCCGCTCGTGCTCAACGACGTGGCCAACCTGGTCGAGGATCATCAGCCGCTCTTCGGCGACGCGGTCATCAACGACAACCGCGGCCTCATGCTCGTCGTCATGAAGCTTCCGTGGGGCAACACGTTGGACGTCACCCACAACGTCGAGGCCGCGCTGAACGAGATGAAGCCCGGCCTCACCGGCATCACGATCGATCCCACCATCTTCCGGTCGGCCGACTTCATCGACCTGGCGATCCACAACCTCACCGACGCCCTGCTCCTCGGTTGTGCTCTCGTGGTCCTGATCCTGCTGATGTTCCTCTTCTCGTGGCGCAGCGCGCTGATCAGCGTGGTGGCCATCCCGATGTCGCTGATGGCCGCGTTGCTCGTGCTGCACCTACGGGGGCAGACGATCAACACCATGATCCTGGCCGGCCTGGTGATCGCCGTGGGGGTGGTCGTCGACGATGCCATCATCGACATCGAGAACATCGTGCGCCGATTGCGCGAGGCCCGGAACACGGGCAGCGACAAGTCGACCGCGCGCATCGTGCTCGAGGGCTCGCTCGAGGTACGCAGCGCCATCATCTACGCCACGCTGATCGACGTGATGACGCTGCTGCCGGTGCTGTTCATGAAGGGTCTGTCCGGCTCGTTCTTCCGGCCCCTCGCCATCTCCTACGGGCTGGCGGTGCTCGCGTCGATGGTCGTCGCCATGACGGTGACACCCGCCATGGGTCTGATCCTGCTGCGCAGGGCCCCCGTCGAACGCCGGGAGTCGCCGCTCGTGCGTGCGCTGCACCGCGCGTACGACCGCGTGCTCTGGCCGCTCATCCGCTCACCCCGCCCTGCGTTCCTCACCGTCGGCGCGCTGGTGGTACCGCGGCTCGGCCAGTCGCTGTTCCCCACCTTCAAGGAACGTGACTTCCTGATCCACTGGATCACGAAGCCGGGCACGTCGGACCCCGAAGAGGTCCGCATGACGCAGCGGGTGAGCCGCGAGCTGCGGAGCATCCCCGGCGTGCGCAACTTCGGCGCCCACATCGGCCAGGCCTTCCTGGCCGAGGAGGTGGCCGGCGTCAACTTCGGCGAGCTCTGGATCAGCATCGACCCCAAGGCCGACTACGAGAAGACGGTCGCGCGCGTCGAGGACGTGGTGAATGGCTACCCCGGGCTGTTCCGCAACGTCGAGACCTACCTCAACGAGCGGATCGAGGAGGTCCTGACGGGAGTGGGCAATCCCATCGTCGTGCGCGTCTTCGGCCAGAACCTCGAGATCCTCCGCACCAAGGCGCAGCAGGTGAAGGACGTCATCTCAAAGGTGCCGGGCGCGGTCGACGCGCACGTCGAGCTCGTCGAAGATGTGCCGCAGATCGAGGTCGAGGTGAACCTCCAAACCGCCCAACGCTACGGGATCAAGCCCGGCGACGTGCGCCGGGCGGCGGCCACGATGGTTTCGGGCGAAGAGGTGGGCGACCTGTTCAGGGACGGCAAGGCCTACGACGTCCAGGTCTGGTCCACGCCTGCGACGCGCAACAGCCTCACCGACATCCGGGCGCTCCCGATCGACACGCCGGGCGGCGGTCACGTGCGTCTCGACGAGGTGGCCGATGTGGCCATCAAGCCGACGCCGAACGTCATCCATCGAGAGTCGGCTTCCAGGAGCATCGACATCGGCGCGGACGTGGAGGGACGTGACCTGGGCTCCGTCGCCCGCGACATCGAGAGCGCGGTCAAGAAGGTCGACTTCCCACTCCAGTACCACGCGGAGTTTCTGGGAGAGTTCAAGGAGCGACAGGCCACGCAGAGCCGCTTGGTCGGCTTCAGCATCGCCGCCCTCATCGGAGTCTTCCTCCTCCTGCTCGTGTCGTTCCGGAGCTTCCGCCTGGCGGCTCTCGGCTTCCTCACCCTGCCGTCCGCGCTGGTGGGCGGCGTGCTGGCGGCGTACTTCTTCAGCCACGCCATCCTCTCGCTCGGCTCGCTCGTCGGCTTCTTCACGATCTTCGGCATCGCGGCGCGCAACAAGATCATGTTGATCAACCACTATCAACATCTCGAGGAGCACGAAGGCGAGACGTTCGGTCCTGA
The Actinomycetota bacterium DNA segment above includes these coding regions:
- a CDS encoding efflux RND transporter permease subunit, producing the protein MRSIVKTSLRFRFIVVALAAAMMFFGAGQLRHSRVDVFPEFAPPRVEIQTACLGLTAAEVESLVSVPLEQSLNGLEGLDIMRSKSVPQLSSIELIFKPGTDLLKARQVVQERVATVTSTLPTWAAPPIMIQPVSATARVMKIGLSSKTWSLPDMSMTAYWKIRARLLRVPGVADVAIWGEQLKMMQVQADPQRLQANNVSLEQVMDATADALDVGLLKFSEGGGVIGTGGAIETANQRVQVQHRAPLVTPTDMGQISVGTRPDGRPLVLNDVANLVEDHQPLFGDAVINDNRGLMLVVMKLPWGNTLDVTHNVEAALNEMKPGLTGITIDPTIFRSADFIDLAIHNLTDALLLGCALVVLILLMFLFSWRSALISVVAIPMSLMAALLVLHLRGQTINTMILAGLVIAVGVVVDDAIIDIENIVRRLREARNTGSDKSTARIVLEGSLEVRSAIIYATLIDVMTLLPVLFMKGLSGSFFRPLAISYGLAVLASMVVAMTVTPAMGLILLRRAPVERRESPLVRALHRAYDRVLWPLIRSPRPAFLTVGALVVPRLGQSLFPTFKERDFLIHWITKPGTSDPEEVRMTQRVSRELRSIPGVRNFGAHIGQAFLAEEVAGVNFGELWISIDPKADYEKTVARVEDVVNGYPGLFRNVETYLNERIEEVLTGVGNPIVVRVFGQNLEILRTKAQQVKDVISKVPGAVDAHVELVEDVPQIEVEVNLQTAQRYGIKPGDVRRAAATMVSGEEVGDLFRDGKAYDVQVWSTPATRNSLTDIRALPIDTPGGGHVRLDEVADVAIKPTPNVIHRESASRSIDIGADVEGRDLGSVARDIESAVKKVDFPLQYHAEFLGEFKERQATQSRLVGFSIAALIGVFLLLLVSFRSFRLAALGFLTLPSALVGGVLAAYFFSHAILSLGSLVGFFTIFGIAARNKIMLINHYQHLEEHEGETFGPELVLRGARERLSPILMTALATGLALVPLAVVGTIPGNEIEHPMAVVILGGLLTTTLLNLFIVPSLYLRFGKRGSRKQERVLPAS